From Mucilaginibacter rubeus, a single genomic window includes:
- a CDS encoding cytochrome d ubiquinol oxidase subunit II: MMLYIVILFLFAAITLYFLLGGADFGAGIIELFTSTDNKHRTRKIMYQAIGPIWEANHMWLIITVVVLFVGFPVIYSEMCIYLHIPLLIMLLGVIARGTAFSFRNYDAVKDEKTQAFYTHIFVYSSFVTPLFLGIIAGSALSGQIDPKATDFAHAYIFSWFNWFSVSVGFFTVALCGFLAAIYIVGETEDIDEIKRYIRKAKIMNIAAVICGALVFLASHFERVHLANWIFGNPVSLVAVIAATISLVVLYLIISHRKNRQWIRVLAAFQVCMILISVGFSRFPRFVIFKDGSSMSLLTEHANSNSIDDLGIGLLVGSLFILPALGYLYYAFKKKA; the protein is encoded by the coding sequence ATGATGCTTTATATTGTAATCCTTTTCCTGTTCGCGGCCATTACCCTTTACTTTTTATTGGGCGGGGCTGATTTCGGCGCGGGTATAATTGAGCTTTTTACATCAACTGACAATAAACACCGTACCCGTAAAATCATGTACCAGGCCATCGGCCCTATTTGGGAGGCCAATCACATGTGGCTTATTATTACCGTGGTGGTGCTGTTTGTGGGTTTTCCTGTAATTTATAGCGAAATGTGTATTTACCTGCACATTCCTTTGTTAATCATGCTGCTTGGTGTAATAGCCCGAGGTACCGCATTTTCGTTCCGGAATTATGATGCTGTTAAGGACGAAAAAACACAGGCATTTTATACGCACATATTTGTTTATTCAAGCTTTGTTACCCCTTTATTTTTAGGCATTATTGCAGGGAGTGCGCTATCCGGACAGATTGATCCTAAAGCTACAGATTTTGCCCATGCTTACATTTTTAGCTGGTTTAATTGGTTTTCGGTATCAGTTGGCTTCTTTACGGTTGCACTTTGCGGCTTCCTTGCTGCTATTTATATAGTTGGTGAAACGGAAGATATAGACGAAATTAAGCGTTACATCCGTAAAGCGAAAATTATGAACATTGCTGCTGTGATTTGCGGCGCGCTGGTATTCTTAGCTTCTCATTTCGAGCGTGTTCATCTGGCCAACTGGATTTTTGGCAACCCGGTAAGTTTAGTTGCGGTAATAGCAGCAACTATTTCATTGGTAGTGCTTTATCTGATCATATCGCATCGGAAAAACAGGCAATGGATCAGGGTGTTGGCTGCATTCCAGGTTTGTATGATCCTGATATCGGTTGGTTTCTCGCGCTTCCCAAGGTTTGTTATTTTTAAAGATGGCAGTTCGATGTCGTTGCTTACAGAGCATGCTAACAGCAATAGTATTGATGATCTGGGGATTGGCCTGCTGGTTGGTAGTTTGTTTATATTGCCGGCTCTGGGGTATTTATATTATGCGTTTAAGAAGAAGGCTTAA
- a CDS encoding GntR family transcriptional regulator — translation MKNYLKILSIDEYSITPKYLQLSNAIIRAIESGQIVKDDMLPSINDLSYALDTSRNTIERVYKELKEKGIVSSVPGKGFFISNTDFQKPLKIFLLFNKLSAHKKIIYDAFVATIGEQAAIDFYIYNNDFYFFKKIITESIQSDYAKYIVIPHFLDNETKAHEIINTIPKDKLILLDNMVPGVSGKFAAIYENFATDVYEALKSMLESLSKYHTLKLIFPGKTYHSKEIMKGFLNFCRQYAFEYDIVETLSTESIQKNTVYISLTEDDLVELIKKILASDLKVAKDVGVISYNETALKEIILDGITTISTDFKLMGSKAAEFALNNCHEHFAVPFTVRLRSSL, via the coding sequence GTGAAGAATTATTTAAAGATCTTATCAATAGACGAGTATTCGATTACGCCTAAGTACCTGCAACTATCTAATGCCATTATCAGGGCTATTGAAAGCGGGCAGATTGTGAAGGATGATATGCTTCCGTCTATCAATGATTTGAGTTATGCGCTGGATACTTCACGCAATACTATTGAACGTGTTTACAAGGAATTGAAAGAGAAAGGAATTGTAAGCTCAGTACCTGGTAAAGGGTTTTTTATATCGAATACCGATTTTCAGAAGCCGCTTAAAATATTTCTGCTATTCAATAAGCTTAGTGCGCACAAGAAAATCATCTATGATGCCTTTGTTGCTACTATAGGCGAACAGGCAGCCATAGATTTTTATATCTACAATAACGATTTCTATTTTTTCAAAAAGATCATTACCGAAAGTATCCAGAGTGACTATGCCAAATACATCGTTATTCCGCATTTCCTGGATAATGAAACCAAAGCCCATGAGATCATTAACACTATCCCTAAGGATAAATTGATCTTACTGGATAACATGGTGCCTGGAGTAAGCGGCAAATTCGCGGCTATTTATGAAAACTTTGCTACAGATGTTTACGAGGCACTGAAAAGCATGCTGGAAAGCCTGAGCAAATACCATACGCTCAAACTTATCTTCCCCGGTAAAACCTATCATTCTAAAGAGATCATGAAAGGTTTCCTGAATTTTTGTCGACAATACGCTTTTGAATATGATATAGTTGAAACGCTATCCACCGAGTCTATTCAGAAAAACACGGTATACATCAGTCTTACAGAAGACGACCTCGTTGAACTCATCAAAAAGATCCTCGCCTCCGATTTAAAAGTAGCCAAGGATGTAGGTGTGATCTCTTACAACGAAACCGCACTTAAGGAAATTATTCTTGATGGTATCACCACCATTTCAACCGATTTTAAATTGATGGGCAGCAAAGCGGCCGAGTTTGCGCTGAACAATTGCCATGAGCATTTTGCTGTGCCGTTTACGGTGAGGTTAAGGAGCTCGTTGTAA
- a CDS encoding DUF1080 domain-containing protein, with amino-acid sequence MKKIIYPAIMLLASAALSPASAQTKLFDGKTLKGWKQLAGSADYKVEDGAIVGTTVLNSGNSFLVTEKEYGNFILELDAKIESELSNSGVQTRSHYDPEGNKGKGKVYGRQFEIDPSSRKWTGGIYDEGRRDWLYPLDLNPKAKDAFKVGEYNHIKIECIGNEMKTWVNGVPAGDVVDTVDSKGFIALQVHAVSEEKQAGKKVYFKNINLKTTNLKATPFPKDVYVVNLTPNSITTAEKANGWKLLYDGKTNTGWHGATLKAFPEKGWEYANGTMHVLPSAGQEESGGGDIVTNDNYSAFDLSFEFKLTPGANSGVKYFVTLSEVTKGSAIGLEYQVLDDKLHPDAKLGRDGDRTLASLYDLIKANKQERFVHPIGAWNTGRVVVYPNNHVEHYLNGVKVLEYERGSKAFRDLVAISKYTIWKNFGEAPSGHLLLQDHGNEVFFRSIKVRELK; translated from the coding sequence ATGAAAAAAATAATCTACCCTGCAATTATGCTATTAGCGTCGGCGGCATTAAGTCCGGCAAGTGCGCAAACCAAGTTATTTGATGGTAAAACGCTCAAAGGCTGGAAACAACTTGCCGGCTCTGCCGACTATAAAGTAGAAGACGGGGCCATAGTTGGTACCACCGTGCTTAACTCTGGTAATTCATTCTTAGTTACCGAAAAAGAGTATGGTAACTTCATACTGGAACTGGACGCTAAAATCGAAAGCGAACTGAGCAATTCGGGCGTGCAAACCCGCAGCCATTACGATCCGGAAGGCAATAAAGGTAAAGGCAAAGTGTATGGCAGGCAATTTGAAATTGACCCATCATCACGCAAATGGACCGGCGGTATCTATGATGAGGGTAGGAGAGATTGGCTGTATCCGCTTGATCTAAACCCAAAAGCTAAAGACGCGTTTAAAGTTGGCGAATACAATCACATCAAAATTGAATGCATTGGCAATGAAATGAAAACGTGGGTAAATGGCGTACCTGCCGGCGATGTGGTTGATACTGTTGACAGCAAAGGCTTTATCGCCTTACAGGTACACGCTGTTAGTGAAGAAAAACAAGCCGGCAAAAAAGTGTATTTCAAAAACATTAACCTGAAAACCACCAATTTAAAAGCCACACCATTTCCAAAGGATGTATATGTAGTTAACCTTACGCCCAACAGCATAACAACTGCCGAAAAAGCAAACGGCTGGAAACTATTGTATGATGGCAAAACCAATACAGGCTGGCATGGTGCAACCCTTAAAGCGTTCCCTGAAAAAGGCTGGGAATATGCAAATGGCACCATGCATGTGTTACCGTCTGCCGGTCAGGAAGAATCAGGTGGAGGCGATATCGTTACTAATGATAATTACAGCGCTTTCGACCTGTCGTTTGAATTTAAGCTTACACCAGGCGCCAACAGCGGTGTTAAATATTTTGTTACCCTGTCTGAAGTTACCAAAGGTTCGGCAATCGGCCTGGAATACCAGGTGCTTGATGATAAACTGCACCCTGATGCCAAACTTGGCCGTGATGGCGACCGTACTTTAGCATCGCTATATGACCTCATCAAAGCTAATAAACAAGAACGTTTTGTACACCCAATAGGAGCGTGGAATACTGGCCGCGTGGTGGTATATCCTAACAATCACGTTGAGCATTATCTAAACGGTGTTAAAGTATTGGAATATGAGCGTGGTTCAAAAGCTTTCCGCGATTTGGTAGCTATCAGTAAATACACGATCTGGAAAAACTTCGGTGAAGCTCCTTCCGGCCATTTATTGTTACAGGACCATGGCAACGAAGTGTTTTTCAGAAGCATAAAAGTTAGGGAACTGAAGTAA
- a CDS encoding Gfo/Idh/MocA family protein, whose amino-acid sequence MINRRKFIQSTAVAGTSFLLAPQLSKAAGFFKGSPNEKVVLGMMGTNSRGLYLAQSFAKLPNVEIGYICDVDSNVVAKTIDAIYKQTGKKPQGLTDIRKMLEIKDIDAVVVAPPDHWHAPATIMACQAGKHVYVEKPCSHNPHEGEMAVEAANKYKRLVQMGSQRRSFSNVQAMVKELHDGVIGRTYYAKGWYTNHRASIGKGKQVPVPANLNYDLWQGPAPRKPYQDNLIHYNWHWFWNWGTGEALNNGTHELDVIRWGLGVDYPNKVVSTGGRFHFDDDWQTPDTQNILYNFPNNTAAEWECRSCNGFEIEKLSRGVVFYGDKGTLFYDSGNSYRVYNGDNKLVKEIKDDTKVDGTNKVSPTEALDGFHMKNFADSIRGTDKLNCPIEVGFKSTLLPQLGNISYRVDRVLHIDPNNGHIINDPQAQKLWSREYEKGWEVKV is encoded by the coding sequence ATGATTAACCGTAGAAAGTTTATTCAATCAACCGCCGTTGCGGGTACAAGTTTTCTGCTTGCGCCTCAACTATCAAAAGCTGCCGGATTTTTTAAGGGATCGCCCAATGAAAAAGTAGTATTAGGCATGATGGGTACCAATAGCCGTGGCCTGTACCTTGCCCAAAGCTTTGCCAAACTGCCTAATGTGGAGATTGGATATATCTGCGATGTGGACTCAAATGTAGTTGCTAAAACGATTGACGCGATCTACAAGCAAACAGGAAAAAAACCGCAGGGTTTAACCGATATCCGCAAAATGCTGGAGATAAAGGATATTGACGCGGTTGTAGTAGCTCCTCCTGATCATTGGCACGCCCCCGCGACTATCATGGCCTGCCAGGCGGGTAAACACGTATACGTAGAAAAACCATGCAGCCACAACCCGCACGAAGGGGAAATGGCCGTAGAAGCTGCAAATAAGTACAAACGCCTGGTTCAAATGGGTAGCCAGCGCCGTTCATTTTCTAACGTGCAGGCTATGGTAAAGGAATTGCATGACGGTGTAATCGGTCGTACTTATTATGCTAAAGGCTGGTATACCAATCATCGCGCAAGCATTGGCAAAGGCAAACAGGTACCTGTACCTGCCAACTTAAATTATGATTTATGGCAGGGCCCGGCACCAAGAAAGCCTTATCAGGATAACCTGATCCACTATAACTGGCACTGGTTCTGGAACTGGGGCACAGGCGAGGCTTTAAACAATGGCACGCATGAACTGGATGTAATTAGATGGGGATTGGGTGTTGATTATCCTAACAAAGTGGTATCAACCGGTGGGCGCTTCCATTTTGATGACGACTGGCAAACTCCCGATACGCAAAATATCCTTTATAACTTCCCTAATAACACTGCTGCAGAATGGGAATGCCGTAGTTGCAATGGTTTCGAAATTGAAAAATTAAGCAGGGGAGTTGTGTTTTATGGTGATAAAGGAACCTTGTTTTATGACAGTGGTAACAGCTACCGGGTTTATAATGGCGACAACAAACTGGTAAAAGAAATTAAAGACGATACTAAAGTTGACGGCACCAACAAAGTAAGCCCTACAGAAGCGTTGGACGGCTTCCACATGAAAAACTTTGCCGATTCGATTCGCGGAACTGATAAATTAAACTGCCCGATAGAAGTTGGCTTCAAATCAACACTGTTACCGCAATTAGGCAATATCTCATATCGCGTTGACCGGGTGCTGCACATTGATCCGAATAATGGTCATATCATTAATGATCCCCAGGCACAAAAGCTTTGGAGTCGTGAGTATGAAAAGGGTTGGGAGGTAAAGGTATAA
- a CDS encoding peptidoglycan-binding domain-containing protein has protein sequence MIKKQYLKETAIAATQQKGSASNNQKEVAKIQSWLNLYAVTNPAAGTATGIDSSFGPGTETAVKNFQKAKGLPQTGIVDSGVFAALCQPMVNAFKSPVAGTGLRELIVNTAMQHLANAPFELVIKGQSNSGPWVRAYMDNNEGTEWFWCMGFVQTIIDQAASQLGKDFRTLMPLTYSCDTVGTTGISKGLLSRVATVRANPSIVKPGDIFLVQKTPNDWFHTGLITAVHGDLFDTIEGNTNTDGSSNGNGVYKRVRNFQTSKLDVFSIQPLV, from the coding sequence ATGATCAAAAAACAGTACCTTAAAGAAACAGCTATAGCCGCGACCCAACAAAAGGGCAGCGCCTCAAACAATCAGAAAGAAGTAGCTAAAATTCAAAGTTGGCTTAACTTGTATGCTGTTACCAATCCTGCAGCAGGAACGGCAACAGGAATAGACAGTAGCTTTGGCCCGGGAACAGAGACGGCAGTTAAAAATTTCCAGAAAGCAAAAGGTCTTCCGCAAACAGGCATCGTTGACAGTGGCGTTTTCGCAGCCTTATGCCAACCTATGGTAAATGCTTTCAAGAGCCCTGTTGCCGGTACCGGATTAAGAGAATTGATTGTAAATACAGCAATGCAGCACCTGGCCAATGCTCCGTTTGAACTTGTAATTAAAGGCCAGAGCAACAGCGGCCCATGGGTGAGGGCATATATGGATAATAACGAGGGTACCGAATGGTTTTGGTGTATGGGCTTTGTACAAACTATTATTGATCAGGCCGCAAGTCAGCTTGGAAAAGATTTCCGCACGCTGATGCCACTTACCTACAGTTGTGATACTGTAGGAACTACCGGCATTAGCAAAGGCTTATTAAGCCGTGTTGCAACAGTAAGGGCCAACCCTTCTATCGTTAAGCCCGGCGACATCTTCCTGGTTCAAAAAACGCCTAACGATTGGTTTCATACCGGGCTTATTACTGCTGTACACGGCGATTTGTTTGATACCATTGAAGGAAATACAAACACCGACGGAAGCAGCAACGGAAATGGCGTATATAAAAGGGTACGTAACTTCCAAACCTCAAAACTGGATGTATTTTCAATACAGCCACTTGTATAA
- a CDS encoding aldo/keto reductase, which yields MEYRQLGASGLRVPILSFGTATFGGGNEFFKAWGNTQVDEAKKLINICLDAGVNLFDTANVYSQGTSEEILGKALEGIRNEVLISTKATFTMGQGVNDFGSSRYHLIKSAEDSLRRLNTDRIDIYHMHGFDANTPVEETLRALDDLVTSGKVRYIACSNFSGWHLMKSLSVSERYGWSRYVAHQAYYSLLNREFEWELMPLGIDQKVSTIVWSPLSSGQLSGKFRRGAPIPESSRTVQGGAHGPATNFDHLYNIVDALDEVAEETGKSVAQVALNWLLQRPTVANLVIGARNEEQLKQNLGAIGWNLTLDQVKKLDAASEVDPIYPYWHQRQNLKLVPLPIQY from the coding sequence ATGGAATACAGACAATTAGGAGCATCCGGGCTGCGGGTACCTATCTTAAGTTTCGGCACGGCCACATTTGGCGGCGGCAACGAGTTTTTCAAAGCCTGGGGCAACACCCAGGTTGATGAGGCAAAAAAGCTGATTAATATATGCCTTGATGCAGGAGTTAACTTATTTGATACGGCTAACGTTTACTCGCAAGGTACCTCTGAAGAAATTTTGGGAAAAGCCTTGGAAGGCATTCGTAACGAGGTGTTAATTTCCACCAAGGCTACATTTACCATGGGGCAGGGTGTTAATGACTTCGGTTCATCCCGCTACCACCTGATCAAATCGGCAGAAGATAGTCTTCGTCGTTTAAATACCGACAGGATAGACATTTACCACATGCACGGTTTTGATGCCAATACACCTGTTGAAGAAACATTAAGAGCGCTTGATGACCTGGTAACCAGCGGCAAAGTACGCTACATTGCCTGCTCTAATTTTTCGGGCTGGCATTTGATGAAATCACTTTCGGTGTCTGAAAGATATGGATGGAGCCGTTACGTAGCCCACCAGGCATATTACTCACTGCTTAACCGCGAATTTGAATGGGAACTGATGCCATTAGGGATCGATCAAAAGGTAAGCACCATTGTATGGAGCCCGCTATCATCAGGCCAACTAAGCGGTAAATTCAGGAGAGGAGCGCCAATTCCGGAAAGTTCCAGAACGGTTCAGGGCGGCGCGCATGGCCCGGCTACAAACTTTGATCATTTATATAACATTGTTGACGCGCTTGATGAAGTTGCCGAAGAAACCGGTAAATCTGTAGCACAGGTGGCGCTGAACTGGTTATTACAGAGGCCAACAGTGGCTAACCTGGTAATTGGTGCACGTAACGAAGAACAACTTAAGCAAAACCTTGGTGCTATAGGGTGGAATTTAACCCTCGATCAGGTAAAAAAACTGGATGCCGCCAGCGAAGTTGATCCGATATATCCGTACTGGCACCAGCGCCAAAATTTAAAACTGGTTCCGTTGCCGATACAATATTAA
- a CDS encoding CDGSH iron-sulfur domain-containing protein yields MEKTKLTINNNGSVKIEGDFEIVDMQGNAYGLQGRTVVSICRCGLSANKPFCDGSHKGHFEHNAIAFDLPPKKV; encoded by the coding sequence ATGGAGAAAACTAAACTTACCATTAATAATAACGGTTCGGTTAAAATAGAGGGCGATTTTGAAATTGTGGACATGCAAGGTAATGCTTACGGTTTGCAAGGCCGTACAGTGGTATCTATCTGCCGTTGCGGGTTATCTGCAAATAAACCATTCTGTGATGGCTCTCACAAAGGCCATTTTGAGCATAATGCCATTGCATTTGATCTTCCGCCTAAAAAAGTATAA
- a CDS encoding tRNA pseudouridine synthase A has translation MRYFFHIGYHGARYSGWQKLSKAITVQEVIETALEKILKHPVAINGCGRTDAKVHASQYFFHADIDDNLDFDLLFRLNKLLPDDIAVFDIIPMQGDPHARFDGVIRSYDYFIHNYKDPFLSRFSSHYPDQDLDLDAMKKTVSILPNYNDYRALCKTPDKIEHTICHVKSAGLYIDGNGSKLRFNITANRFLYKMIRITVGRLLEIGQGKMSTDEFEFYLANKQTPKIIIPAHPQGLYLSKVTYRYLDLEPRSAFSLLNSTDWYPL, from the coding sequence ATGCGTTACTTTTTTCATATCGGTTATCATGGTGCAAGGTATTCGGGCTGGCAGAAGCTTTCAAAAGCAATTACTGTACAGGAGGTAATTGAAACAGCCCTCGAAAAAATCCTGAAACACCCCGTAGCCATTAATGGTTGTGGCCGTACCGATGCGAAAGTACATGCAAGTCAGTATTTTTTTCATGCCGATATCGATGATAATTTAGACTTCGACCTGTTGTTTCGCCTAAATAAACTGCTTCCTGATGATATCGCCGTATTTGATATTATCCCGATGCAGGGCGATCCGCATGCCCGTTTTGATGGTGTGATCCGATCATATGATTATTTCATCCATAATTATAAAGATCCGTTCCTGAGCCGTTTCAGCTCGCACTATCCCGATCAGGACCTTGATCTGGATGCCATGAAAAAGACTGTATCTATTCTGCCAAATTATAATGATTACCGCGCCCTATGTAAAACGCCCGATAAAATAGAGCATACTATTTGTCACGTGAAATCTGCCGGGCTTTATATTGATGGCAATGGCAGTAAATTAAGGTTTAATATTACCGCCAATCGTTTTTTGTACAAGATGATCAGAATTACTGTAGGGCGCTTGCTTGAAATTGGCCAGGGGAAGATGAGTACAGATGAATTTGAATTTTATCTTGCCAACAAACAAACACCCAAAATCATTATCCCCGCCCATCCTCAAGGCTTATACCTTTCAAAAGTAACTTATCGCTATCTTGATCTCGAACCGCGGTCGGCTTTTTCATTACTTAACAGTACTGATTGGTATCCCCTATAA